From a region of the Nothobranchius furzeri strain GRZ-AD chromosome 12, NfurGRZ-RIMD1, whole genome shotgun sequence genome:
- the erlin1 gene encoding erlin-1 gives MRMTMPHVGAVFATIAGVMAIMLHSSIHKIEEGHLAVYYRGGALLTSPNGPGYHIMLPFITTYRAVQTTLQTDEIKNVPCGTSGGVMIYFDRIEVVNMLVPSAVVDIVRNYTADYDKTLIFNKIHHELNQFCSVHTLQEVYIELFDIIDENLKTALQKDLNAMAPGLTIQAVRVTKPKIPESIRRNFELMEAEKTRLLITAQTQKVVEKEAETERKKAIIEAQKVAQVAEIHFKQKVMEKETEKKISEIEDAAFLAREKAKADAEYYTAAKSAEANQLKLTPEYLELMKYQAIAANSKIYFGQDIPNMFVEGNNIPSKPLPSPDLPNTESDSFKRK, from the exons ATGAGGATGACGATGCCGCACGTGGGGGCAGTGTTTGCAACAATAGCAGGAGTGATGGCCATCATGTTGCACTCCTCTATTCACAAGATCGAGGAAGGACACCTTGCTGTTTACTACAG AGGTGGCGCATTGCTGACATCTCCAAACGGTCCAGGATATCACATTATGCTGCCTTTCATTACCACCTACAGAGCTGTGCAG ACGACACTCCAGACTGATGAGATCAAGAATGTGCCTTGTGGAACGAG CGGTGGTGTGATGATTTATTTCGACAGGATAGAAGTTGTGAATATGCTGGTCCCCTCAGCAG TGGTGGACATTGTGAGAAACTACACTGCAGATTATGACAAAACACTCATTTTCAACAAAATCCACCATGAACTGAACCAGTTCTGCAGCGTGCACACTCTGCAAGAGGTCTACATCGAGCTGTTTG ATATTATTGATGAGAACCTAAAGACTGCTTTGCAGAAAGATCTGAACGCAATGGCTCCCGGATTAACGATACAG GCCGTCCGTGTCACCAAGCCAAAGATCCCCGAGTCTATCCGGAGGAACTTTGAACTCAT GGAAGCGGAGAAGACTCGTCTCCTGATAACAGCTCAGACTCAGAAGGTTGTAGAAAAAGAGGCTGAGACTGAAAGAAAGAAAGCCATCATTG AGGCTCAGAAGGTCGCTCAAGTTGCAGAGATCCATTTCAAACAGAAGGTGATGGAGAAAGAGACGGAGAAGAAGATCTCTGAAATCGAGG ATGCTGCTTTTCTGGCCAGAGAGAAGGCGAAGGCAGATGCAGAGTACTACACTGCTGCTAAGTCCGCTGAGGCAAACCAg CTGAAGCTAACGCCGGAGTACCTGGAGCTGATGAAGTACCAGGCCATAGCGGCGAACAGCAAGATCTACTTCGGCCAGGACATTCCTAACATGTTCGTGGAGGGAAACAACATTCCCTCTAAGCCTCTTCCTTCTCCTGACTTGCCTAACACGGAATCAGACTCGTTCAAAAGAAAATGA
- the LOC107375593 gene encoding inhibitor of nuclear factor kappa-B kinase subunit alpha: MERPAPKQNELCGSWEMKEKLGMGGFGNVYLYQHLHTSEKIALKLCRLELSQKNKDRWSREIHIMKKLNNVNVVQAREVPEDLASIALNDLPLLAMEYCTRGDLRKMLNKPENCCGLKESEVLALLSDIGSGVQYLHENKIIHRDLKPENIVLQEVDGKLVHKIIDLGYAKDLDQGSLCSSFVGTLQYLAPELFESKPYTATMDYWSFGTVIFECICGFRPFLHHMQPVQWISKVKNKGPKDIMAIEDMNGEVRFSTQLPYPNNLSKPLLELVECLLQMLLLWDPALRGGGLDPETNKPHCFTAMHSILNMKVMHVLDMTSAQLHSMILGTEESLHSLQIRLETQTQAHIPPPSQELLQESGMSLDPRWPPAQCLPDGLCGWDSFIVFLFDKSLTKYSGPLTARRLPDSVNFIVRETKTQLPLSALRKVWGEAVSYIRGLKEDYLRLYQGQRAAILSLLRYNSNLTRYKSVLLSQSQQLRAKLAIFKTSIQHDLEQYTKQTDTGISSEKMLKTWQENEKKVDEFMEVADVSRLDDEIVALHSEIVELQRSPFARRQGDVMEQLENKAIELYKQLKAKCKSPDPPHGYSDSSDMVGTIVQMVQNQDRVLKDLYTHLSKILICKRRIVDLFPEVEGAIVKIKASNAEVMQMQLKRQKEFWFLLKIACAQRDSLSPSFTQQSTDSETVSQLLDDNQRYMAQLTSLLQDATQEMEHSVMDQDWSWIQFGAVKVDSQ, encoded by the exons ATGGAGAGGCCTGCACCAAAACAGAACGAGCTGTGTGGCAGCTGGGAGATGAAGGAAAAACTTGGAATGGGAGGTTTCGGGAATGTCTACCTTTACCAGCATCTT CACACGAGTGAGAAGATTGCTCTGAAACTTTGCCGTctggagctgagccaaaagaataaAGATAGATGGAGCAGAGAAATTCATATCATGAAGAA GCTGAACAATGTGAACGTTGTTCAAGCCAGAGAAGTTCCAGAAGACTTAGCCTCCATTGCTTTAAACGACCTACCACTGCTGGCCATGGAGTACTGCACAAGAGGAGACTTACGCAAG ATGCTGAATAAACCTGAGAATTGTTGTGGACTGAAGGAGAGTGAAGTCCTCGCCCTGCTCAGCGACATTG gttCTGGTGTCCAGTATCTCCATGAAAATAAAATAATCCACAGAGACCTAAAGCCTGAGAACATTGTCCTGCAAGAAGTTGATGGGAAG CTTGTTCATAAAATCATCGACTTAGGATATGCAAAGGATCTGGATCAGGGCAGCCTTTGTTCGTCTTTTGTTGGAACTCTTCAGTATTTG GCTCCGGAGCTGTTTGAGAGTAAACCCTACACTGCAACTATGGACTACTGGAGCTTTGGGACGGTGATTTTTGAATGCATTTGTGGCTTTCGGCCATTTCTGCACCACATGCAGCCAGTGCAATG GAtaagtaaagtaaaaaacaagggTCCTAAAGACATCATGGCAATAGAAGACATGAATGGTGAAGTTCGATTCTCAACGCAACTGCCGTATCCTAACAATCTCAGCAA acCTCTGCTGGAACTTGTTGAGTGTCTTCTTCAGATGTTGCTGCTATGGGATCCTGCTTTACGTGGTGGAGGTCTTGATCCAGAAACTAACAAGCCACACTGCTTCACCGCTATGCACAGTATTCTCAATATGAAG GTTATGCATGTCTTGgacatgacttctgcccagctgcACTCCATGATTTTGGGAACAGAGGAGAGTTTGCATTCCCTGCAGATTCGTCTGGAGACTCAAACCCAGGCACACATCCCACCACCGAGTCAGGAGCTTCTGCAGGAGTCGGGAATGTCACTGGATCCACGCTGGCCACCAGCTCAGTGTCTGCCAGATGGTTTA TGTGGATGGGACAGCTTCATAGTCTTCCTGTTTGATAAGAGCCTTACCAAGTACTCTGGACCACTGACTGCCAGGCGTCTTCCAGACAGTGTTAACTTTATAG tCAGGGAAACAAAGACACAGCTGCCTCTGTCTGCTCTCAGGAAGGTCTGGGGGGAAGCAGTCAGCTACATACGTGGTTTGAAGGAGGACTACCTGCGCCTGTACCAGGGCCAGAGGGCTGCCAT ACTCAGCCTGCTACGTTACAACAGCAACCTGACCCGATATAAGAGCGTGCTGCTCTCCCAGTCGCAGCAGCTCCGAGCCAAACTGGCCATCTTCAAAACCAGCATCCAGCATGATCTGGAGCAGTACACCAAGCAGACTGACACTGGCATCT CTTCTGAAAAGATGCTGAAGACATGGCAAGAAAACGAAAAGAAGGTGGATGAGTTTATGGAG gttGCAGATGTGAGTCGTCTCGATGATGAGATTGTGGCGCTTCATTCTGAGATTGTGGAGCTGCAGAGAAGCCCTTTTGCCAGGAGACAAGGGGACGTGATGGAACAGCT TGAAAACAAAGCTATTGAACTCTACAAGCAACTGAAGGCAAAATGCAAAA GCCCTGACCCTCCACATGGCTACAGCGACAGCTCAGATATGGTGGGGACTATAGTCCAGATGGTTCAGAACCAGGACAGAGTGCTAAAAGACCTCTACACACATCTGAG TAAAATCCTGATATGTAAGCGGCGCATCGTGGACTTGTTCCCCGAAGTGGAAGGGGCGatcgtgaaaataaaagcttcaaATGCTGAAGTGATGCAGATGCAGCTGAAGAGACAGAAGGAGTTCTGGTTCCTTCTAAAGATTGCTTGT GCTCAAAGGGATTCTTTATCTCCGTCATTTACACAACAATCCACTGACAG tgAAACTGTTTCTCAGTTGCTTGATGACAATCAGCGTTATATGGCTCAACTTACGTCGCTGCTTCAGGATGCCACCCAGGAGATGGAGCACAGTGTTATG GATCAGGATTGGAGCTGGATTCAGTTTGGAGCAGTGAAAGTAGACTCCCAGTAG